One genomic region from Sulfurimonas sp. encodes:
- a CDS encoding agmatine deiminase family protein, whose protein sequence is MKRLIAEFEEQSFIQVIFPHKKTDWLEYLDEVQNTFINIINAIIKYQKCLVICENIKAVKELFSKNSNLHFVEYESDDTWARDCSAISIIDANEIKLLNFTFNAWGEKFDYKKDDLLTSYLKKHYKAQMQTIDFVLEGGAIESNGDELILTTSACMLNKNRNPKLSKNEITQKLKKEFGANEILYLNHGYLAGDDTDSHIDTLARFVDARTIMYVKCEDANDEHFVELKKMEDELKEFASRLKLNLIALPMTDAIYENKKRLPATYANFLFINGAVLVPTYGVEQDTDALEIFKNTFKNREIIGIDCSTLIKQRGSLHCVTMNFASGIHLN, encoded by the coding sequence ATGAAACGCCTAATCGCAGAATTTGAAGAACAAAGTTTTATTCAAGTAATATTTCCTCATAAAAAAACTGATTGGTTAGAGTATTTAGATGAGGTGCAAAACACTTTTATAAACATCATCAACGCAATTATAAAATACCAAAAATGTTTAGTTATTTGTGAAAATATCAAAGCTGTAAAAGAGCTTTTTAGTAAAAACAGTAATCTTCATTTTGTAGAATATGAAAGCGATGATACTTGGGCGAGGGATTGTTCTGCTATATCTATCATAGATGCTAATGAAATAAAACTACTTAACTTTACATTTAATGCTTGGGGCGAGAAATTTGACTATAAAAAAGATGACCTTTTAACTTCTTATCTAAAAAAACATTACAAAGCTCAGATGCAAACAATAGACTTTGTTTTAGAAGGTGGAGCGATTGAGAGTAATGGAGATGAGCTGATTCTTACAACTTCTGCTTGTATGTTAAACAAAAATAGAAATCCAAAGTTAAGCAAAAATGAAATAACACAAAAACTAAAAAAAGAGTTTGGAGCAAATGAAATTTTATACTTAAATCATGGCTATTTAGCAGGAGATGATACAGACTCTCATATAGATACACTTGCAAGATTTGTAGATGCTAGAACCATTATGTATGTTAAATGTGAAGATGCGAATGATGAACACTTTGTAGAGTTGAAAAAGATGGAAGATGAACTTAAAGAATTTGCATCTAGACTCAAACTTAACTTAATCGCACTTCCAATGACAGATGCAATATATGAAAATAAAAAAAGATTACCCGCAACTTATGCAAATTTTCTCTTTATAAATGGTGCTGTTTTAGTTCCTACTTATGGAGTCGAACAAGACACAGATGCTTTAGAGATTTTCAAAAATACCTTTAAAAACAGAGAAATCATTGGTATTGATTGCTCTACTCTCATTAAACAACGAGGTTCACTTCACTGCGTCACTATGAACTTCGCTAGTGGCATTCACCTCAACTAA
- the hemB gene encoding porphobilinogen synthase, with the protein MFQRFRRTRLNNHLRALVRETSVSVNDFIYPLFVRSGENIKTEVASMPGVFQMSLDEILKECGELKKLGLYSIILFGIPDVKDSIGSDSLCEHGIIASAIRAIKKEHPEMFVVTDLCFCEYTDHGHCGIIDAKNETVNNDATLEISAQQALIHAKAGVDMIAPSGMMDGIIQTLRAALDANGYENLPIMAYSTKFASGYYGPFRDVAESTPSFGDRASYQMDPANRREAINESISDEAQGADILMVKPALAYLDIVREIKDNTSLPMAVYNVSGEYAMLKIAGLNDLIDYERVVMETMISFKRAGADIIISYHAKEVAKMLQK; encoded by the coding sequence ATGTTTCAAAGATTTCGTAGAACTCGTTTAAATAATCATCTTCGTGCCTTAGTAAGAGAAACAAGTGTTAGTGTAAATGACTTTATTTATCCACTTTTTGTTCGTTCAGGTGAAAATATTAAAACAGAAGTAGCATCTATGCCTGGGGTATTTCAGATGAGTTTAGATGAAATTTTAAAAGAGTGTGGAGAGTTAAAAAAGTTAGGACTCTACTCTATTATTTTATTTGGTATTCCTGATGTAAAAGATTCTATTGGTTCTGATTCTCTTTGTGAACACGGAATCATAGCATCTGCTATTCGTGCCATAAAAAAAGAACATCCTGAAATGTTTGTTGTTACAGACCTTTGTTTTTGTGAATATACAGACCATGGACATTGTGGAATTATAGATGCTAAAAACGAAACAGTAAATAATGACGCAACTTTAGAAATATCAGCACAGCAAGCTCTTATACACGCAAAAGCTGGAGTAGATATGATAGCACCTTCAGGAATGATGGATGGAATTATACAAACACTTAGAGCTGCGCTAGATGCTAATGGTTATGAGAATTTACCAATCATGGCATACTCTACAAAGTTTGCATCTGGATATTACGGACCATTTAGAGATGTTGCAGAATCTACTCCATCTTTTGGTGATAGAGCTTCTTATCAAATGGATCCAGCAAACAGACGAGAAGCTATAAATGAATCCATTTCAGATGAGGCGCAGGGAGCAGATATACTTATGGTTAAACCTGCTCTTGCTTACTTAGACATAGTTCGTGAAATCAAAGACAATACTTCCCTTCCTATGGCAGTTTATAATGTAAGTGGCGAATACGCAATGTTAAAAATCGCAGGTTTAAATGACTTAATAGATTATGAAAGAGTTGTTATGGAAACTATGATTTCTTTTAAAAGAGCAGGAGCAGATATAATTATTTCTTATCATGCAAAAGAAGTTGCTAAAATGCTTCAAAAGTAA
- a CDS encoding TonB-dependent receptor, producing MNKIIPLSLVAIVSIYAGEVQLTPINIESTVITQVSQNAQVSADLAQALSTSVPSIDMNRRSGIANDVYIRGQKRDNISVEVDGTKVCGACPNRMDPPVSHVLANQIETIEVIEGPYDVETFGTMSGGIKIKTKAPTQKLHGEVNFGYGSFNYTKVGVTISGGNDIIRVLVSGSSESSDQYKDGNGDTLSQQTKKNASVNGNKYQTKYEDMRAYKKDSIMSKAFITTAQDQELRLSYTANRSSDVLYPNTPMDAIRDDSNIYSVEYNVDKVNDIYQNINLQYYYSDVDHPMSTEYRNAGLGGMTNTTNHMKTTMQGIKLKNTFDIANHKLLVGLDASNRTWKGHYINNNTGATKGTSIAETDTTNMAVFAKVEKAYGAFNVSFGARYDSTEIKSDDANGDTQNYSALNANIFTAYNLNKDNKLFIGFGQASRVPDARELYFRKGPNQVGTPELKQTTNREVDFGYETDNDTFKLKIKGFYSMLSDYIYYQKQANNVAVTKNNFNNIDATVYGAELSASVYATDSVTVDAGVSYKRGEKDKALAGQTDKDLSDMAPLRGNIALNYEYKNNSIATVEVQASDTWSNYDSDNGEQELGSWAILNLKIKHAINKNFDFTLGVNNLFDETYAQSNTYADLTLVAGGATDIMLLNEPGRYIYTNLTFKF from the coding sequence ATGAATAAAATTATACCTCTTTCATTAGTTGCTATTGTTTCTATTTATGCAGGTGAAGTACAACTCACTCCAATAAATATAGAATCAACTGTCATAACTCAAGTTAGCCAAAATGCTCAAGTATCAGCAGATTTAGCTCAAGCACTAAGTACAAGCGTACCAAGTATAGATATGAACCGCCGTAGTGGTATCGCAAATGATGTTTATATTCGCGGTCAAAAAAGAGATAATATCTCTGTTGAAGTTGATGGAACAAAAGTTTGTGGAGCATGTCCAAACAGAATGGATCCGCCTGTTTCTCATGTTCTTGCAAATCAAATCGAAACAATAGAGGTCATAGAAGGTCCTTATGATGTTGAGACTTTTGGTACTATGAGTGGTGGTATAAAAATAAAAACAAAAGCTCCTACACAAAAACTTCATGGTGAAGTAAACTTTGGTTATGGAAGTTTTAACTATACAAAAGTTGGTGTAACTATAAGTGGAGGAAATGATATTATCAGAGTTTTAGTGAGCGGTTCTAGTGAGTCAAGTGACCAGTACAAAGATGGTAATGGAGATACTCTTTCACAACAGACTAAAAAGAATGCTTCAGTAAATGGAAATAAATATCAAACTAAATATGAAGATATGAGAGCGTATAAAAAAGATTCTATTATGTCTAAAGCTTTCATCACTACTGCACAAGATCAAGAACTTCGTCTGAGTTACACTGCTAACAGAAGTAGCGATGTTTTATATCCAAATACTCCAATGGATGCTATTAGAGATGATTCAAATATATACAGCGTAGAGTACAATGTGGATAAAGTAAATGATATATATCAGAATATTAATTTACAATATTACTACTCTGATGTTGATCATCCAATGAGTACAGAGTATAGAAATGCAGGCTTAGGAGGTATGACAAATACTACTAACCATATGAAGACTACTATGCAAGGTATAAAACTTAAAAATACATTTGACATCGCTAATCATAAGCTTTTAGTTGGTTTAGATGCAAGTAATAGAACTTGGAAAGGTCATTATATTAATAACAATACAGGAGCTACTAAAGGAACTAGCATCGCGGAGACTGATACTACAAATATGGCAGTTTTTGCAAAAGTAGAAAAAGCTTATGGTGCTTTTAATGTTTCTTTTGGTGCTAGATATGACTCAACTGAGATAAAATCAGATGATGCTAATGGCGATACTCAAAACTACTCAGCACTAAATGCAAATATTTTTACTGCATATAACCTAAACAAAGACAATAAACTATTTATAGGTTTTGGTCAAGCTTCTCGTGTTCCAGATGCTAGAGAATTATACTTTAGAAAAGGTCCAAACCAAGTTGGTACTCCTGAGCTAAAACAGACAACAAATAGAGAAGTTGACTTTGGATATGAAACTGACAACGATACATTTAAACTAAAAATTAAAGGTTTTTACTCAATGCTTAGTGACTATATCTACTACCAAAAACAAGCAAATAATGTAGCAGTTACTAAAAACAACTTTAACAACATAGATGCAACAGTTTATGGAGCAGAGTTAAGTGCTTCTGTTTATGCGACTGATTCTGTAACTGTAGATGCAGGTGTATCATACAAAAGAGGTGAAAAAGATAAAGCATTAGCAGGACAAACTGATAAAGACTTATCAGATATGGCACCACTTAGAGGAAATATAGCTCTTAATTATGAGTATAAAAACAACTCAATCGCAACTGTTGAAGTACAAGCTTCTGATACATGGAGTAATTATGACTCTGACAACGGTGAGCAAGAGTTAGGTTCATGGGCGATACTTAACTTAAAAATAAAACATGCTATAAATAAAAACTTTGATTTTACTCTTGGTGTAAATAATCTATTTGATGAAACTTATGCACAGAGTAATACTTATGCTGATTTAACTCTAGTAGCTGGCGGAGCAACAGATATTATGCTTCTTAATGAACCAGGAAGGTACATATATACTAACCTAACTTTTAAGTTCTAA
- a CDS encoding alanine racemase, with protein MAYITLNKNNFFNNLDIITNQTKSKDKVAIVLKDNAYGHGLLEIALLAQKYGIKKAVVRSEIEAKKIEKFFEYILVLADYPSRANEKMRYTINDINSIQKFTKGTKVELKVDTGMHRNGIDMSELREAFLKIKEAGLNLEAIFMHHRSADELSSEWFWQNSNFKKIKYQAKELATEFGFEPLRFHSANSASILRTSDFDEDMARVGIAAYGCLDANEKLLPVLSLHADKISSRNVKKGQKIGYGGTKTVQKDCTVSNYNFGYADGFFRTLSNNFTTPDAKELVGRISMDNSSFISEDEKLLIFNDARVVAPLVGTISYEILTSLKADLKREIV; from the coding sequence ATGGCTTACATAACTTTAAATAAAAACAATTTTTTTAATAACCTTGATATTATCACAAATCAGACTAAAAGCAAAGATAAAGTAGCGATAGTTTTAAAAGATAACGCTTATGGACATGGACTTCTTGAGATTGCTCTTTTAGCTCAAAAGTATGGCATAAAAAAAGCAGTTGTCCGCTCCGAGATAGAAGCAAAAAAAATAGAGAAGTTTTTTGAGTATATCTTAGTTTTAGCAGATTATCCTTCACGAGCAAATGAAAAAATGAGATATACCATTAACGATATTAATTCAATACAAAAGTTTACAAAAGGGACAAAAGTAGAGTTGAAAGTTGACACAGGAATGCATAGAAATGGCATCGATATGAGTGAACTAAGAGAAGCATTTTTAAAAATCAAAGAGGCAGGGCTTAATTTAGAAGCAATTTTTATGCATCATAGAAGTGCTGATGAGTTAAGTAGTGAATGGTTTTGGCAAAATAGTAACTTTAAAAAGATTAAATATCAGGCAAAAGAGTTAGCTACTGAGTTTGGTTTTGAGCCACTTAGATTTCACTCTGCAAACTCAGCATCTATACTTAGAACTTCAGATTTTGATGAAGATATGGCAAGAGTTGGCATCGCTGCTTATGGTTGTCTAGATGCAAATGAAAAACTATTACCTGTTCTTTCTTTACACGCAGATAAAATATCTTCACGAAATGTAAAAAAAGGTCAAAAAATTGGTTACGGTGGAACTAAAACTGTTCAAAAAGATTGTACCGTTTCAAACTATAACTTTGGTTATGCAGATGGATTTTTTAGAACACTCTCAAACAACTTTACAACTCCAGATGCAAAAGAGTTAGTTGGAAGAATATCGATGGATAACAGTTCATTTATAAGTGAAGATGAAAAACTTTTAATTTTTAATGATGCACGAGTTGTTGCTCCGTTAGTTGGAACTATATCTTATGAAATATTAACATCTCTAAAAGCGGATTTAAAAAGAGAGATAGTTTAA
- the trpS gene encoding tryptophan--tRNA ligase, whose translation MKRVLTGIQPSGDLHIGNYFGSIKQMVDAQKDSDTFAFIANYHAQTSINDGKKLSELTMQCATDFLALGIDPNKSTFWVQSDVKEVLELYWVLSSYTPMGLLERAHSYKDKTARGQATNHSLFSYPVLMAADILIFGSEIIPVGKDQIQHVEIARDVAIKFNNKYGDILTVPEFRVQEEVQTVPGVDGQKMSKSYGNIVNIFGEQKKQLKTIKKIVTENVAMEEPKEYKNCNVYNMAKLFLNQNELIELQNRYKSGKEGHGHFKLYLAEVMWKYFAEFREKRSYYEKNQDEVRDILKHGAKKAKKVASPMIEKIRNATGISY comes from the coding sequence ATGAAGAGAGTTTTAACGGGTATTCAACCATCTGGAGATTTACATATTGGAAATTATTTTGGCTCCATAAAGCAGATGGTAGATGCTCAAAAAGATAGTGATACTTTTGCTTTTATCGCAAACTATCATGCACAAACAAGTATCAATGATGGCAAAAAGTTAAGTGAACTTACAATGCAATGTGCGACAGATTTTTTAGCACTTGGAATCGACCCAAATAAATCAACATTTTGGGTTCAGTCAGATGTAAAAGAAGTACTTGAACTTTACTGGGTTCTATCTTCATACACTCCTATGGGTTTACTTGAACGAGCTCACAGCTACAAAGATAAAACTGCCAGAGGACAAGCTACAAATCACTCTTTATTTTCATACCCTGTTCTTATGGCAGCAGATATTTTAATCTTTGGCTCAGAAATTATCCCTGTTGGAAAAGACCAAATTCAACATGTTGAAATCGCTAGAGATGTGGCAATTAAATTTAACAATAAATATGGAGATATTTTAACAGTTCCTGAGTTTAGAGTTCAAGAAGAAGTACAAACTGTTCCAGGTGTTGATGGGCAAAAGATGTCAAAGAGTTATGGAAATATTGTAAATATTTTTGGGGAACAAAAAAAGCAATTAAAAACTATCAAAAAGATTGTGACTGAAAATGTAGCAATGGAGGAGCCAAAAGAGTATAAAAACTGTAATGTTTACAACATGGCAAAACTCTTTTTAAATCAAAATGAACTTATTGAACTTCAAAACAGATACAAAAGTGGCAAAGAAGGTCATGGTCATTTTAAACTCTATCTAGCTGAAGTTATGTGGAAATATTTTGCAGAATTTAGAGAAAAACGCTCTTACTATGAAAAAAATCAAGATGAAGTCAGAGATATTTTAAAGCATGGTGCAAAAAAAGCAAAAAAAGTAGCCTCTCCAATGATAGAAAAAATAAGAAATGCAACAGGAATTAGTTACTAA
- a CDS encoding nitrate- and nitrite sensing domain-containing protein: MRILLIIMSLIFTLNAKSLFSNSGQEENSKYIGALKDLVIATQKTRGLTNNYLNGNTTSMLLVYGTRKNMKKAIGIMESLPLAADPIINSRATSISQSLISLNRVAFNREPAGVFSKYTELIEQTLMLAQSVSKRGSEDLNLLGKELSTIMMEVILPFTEYVGQMRGMGSGIVAKRKITPKQNAQMLAIIHEIENLNSKLLADMQVVISKNKSHFEADISIKLAQIEQDSKAYIYLTKTNVLRKKEINLNTNKYFNQGTDLISLLIEVYNINNKVILEDSKGWI; encoded by the coding sequence ATGCGTATACTTCTTATAATAATGAGTTTGATATTTACCCTAAATGCCAAATCTTTATTTAGTAATTCTGGGCAAGAAGAAAATTCAAAGTACATTGGTGCTCTTAAAGATTTAGTAATAGCAACTCAAAAAACAAGAGGTTTAACAAATAATTACCTCAATGGAAATACAACTTCTATGCTTTTAGTTTATGGAACAAGAAAAAATATGAAAAAAGCCATAGGAATAATGGAGTCACTTCCATTAGCTGCTGACCCTATTATAAACTCTAGAGCAACTTCAATATCTCAATCATTAATATCACTTAATAGAGTAGCATTTAATAGAGAGCCTGCTGGTGTATTTAGCAAATATACAGAATTAATAGAACAAACTTTAATGCTTGCACAAAGTGTTTCTAAGCGTGGTTCTGAAGATTTAAATCTATTAGGTAAGGAACTATCAACTATTATGATGGAAGTTATTTTACCTTTTACTGAGTATGTTGGACAGATGCGAGGTATGGGTTCTGGTATAGTTGCAAAAAGAAAGATTACTCCAAAGCAAAATGCTCAGATGCTAGCAATAATACATGAGATAGAAAATTTAAACTCAAAGTTATTAGCAGATATGCAAGTTGTAATATCTAAAAATAAAAGTCATTTTGAAGCAGACATTTCTATAAAACTCGCTCAAATTGAACAAGATAGCAAGGCTTATATTTATTTAACAAAAACAAATGTTTTAAGAAAAAAAGAGATAAATTTAAATACCAACAAATATTTTAACCAAGGTACGGATTTAATTTCTTTACTTATTGAAGTTTATAACATTAACAATAAAGTTATTTTAGAAGATTCCAAAGGATGGATTTAG
- a CDS encoding PAS domain-containing protein, whose amino-acid sequence MKRPIPTNNEVNFSTKKYLISKTDEKGIIIEVNDYFSKVSGYKESELLDQEHNIIRHPDMPKAIFKMMWNRLSKGKSITSIIKNLTKDGHYYWVVAEFEIKRDHKTNNIIAYTSFQRVPPQKAIDKMTLIYKKLLEIEKKDGVSDSLKYFLGFLDRNKINYDEFIKELVEEGGFFKSLSSMFS is encoded by the coding sequence TTGAAACGCCCTATACCCACGAATAATGAAGTAAATTTTAGTACAAAAAAATATTTAATCTCTAAAACTGACGAAAAAGGAATCATTATAGAAGTTAATGATTACTTTAGCAAAGTTTCTGGTTATAAAGAATCTGAACTTTTAGATCAAGAACATAACATCATTAGACATCCAGATATGCCAAAAGCAATATTTAAAATGATGTGGAATAGACTTAGTAAAGGTAAAAGTATCACTAGCATTATAAAAAATCTAACAAAAGATGGACATTATTACTGGGTTGTTGCAGAATTTGAAATAAAAAGAGACCATAAAACAAATAATATTATTGCTTATACCTCGTTTCAAAGAGTACCTCCTCAAAAAGCGATAGACAAAATGACTCTTATTTATAAAAAACTTCTTGAAATAGAAAAAAAAGATGGTGTTAGTGATTCTTTAAAATATTTTCTAGGATTTTTAGATAGAAATAAAATAAACTATGATGAATTTATAAAAGAATTAGTTGAAGAAGGTGGTTTTTTTAAATCACTATCAAGTATGTTTTCATAA
- the ribA gene encoding GTP cyclohydrolase II, with protein sequence MNIEISQIANLPSKFGNFKVKAFKEGEKEHLVIYKDNLDEVPIVRVHSECLTGDAIGSLKCDCGEQLQFALKLANKTNGMVIYLRQEGRNIGLLNKINAYALQDDGLNTVEANHQLGFRTDERTYEVVTFILHHFGIKKIKLLTNNPDKISSISDIEIVKRVPIIIESNTHNEDYLNVKKDELGHLL encoded by the coding sequence TTGAATATAGAGATTTCACAGATAGCAAACCTACCATCAAAATTTGGTAACTTCAAAGTAAAAGCCTTTAAAGAAGGAGAAAAAGAGCATCTTGTAATATACAAAGATAACTTAGACGAAGTTCCAATAGTTAGAGTTCATTCAGAGTGTTTAACCGGAGATGCCATAGGAAGTTTAAAGTGTGACTGCGGAGAACAACTCCAATTCGCGCTTAAACTAGCAAATAAAACAAACGGTATGGTTATTTATTTGCGTCAAGAAGGACGAAATATAGGTCTCTTAAACAAAATAAATGCTTATGCTCTTCAAGATGATGGACTAAATACAGTAGAAGCAAACCATCAACTAGGCTTTCGTACTGATGAAAGAACCTATGAAGTGGTTACATTTATTTTACATCATTTTGGCATAAAAAAGATAAAACTACTTACAAATAATCCAGATAAAATAAGTTCAATTAGTGATATTGAAATTGTAAAAAGAGTACCTATCATTATAGAGTCAAACACCCATAATGAAGATTATTTAAATGTAAAAAAAGATGAACTTGGGCATCTACTTTAG
- a CDS encoding PP0621 family protein: MILKFLLVVGVIAFVYFVFIKKKPAVSHSKKGTQHKERKPSNELVECVECGIYCELDDTILSSNKYYCSKECVEKS; encoded by the coding sequence ATGATATTGAAATTTTTACTTGTTGTTGGGGTTATTGCCTTTGTTTACTTTGTTTTTATAAAGAAAAAACCTGCTGTATCTCATAGTAAAAAAGGTACTCAACATAAAGAAAGAAAACCTAGTAATGAGCTGGTAGAGTGTGTTGAATGTGGCATCTATTGTGAACTTGATGATACAATTTTAAGTAGCAATAAATACTATTGCTCAAAAGAGTGTGTGGAGAAATCATAA
- the hpf gene encoding ribosome hibernation-promoting factor, HPF/YfiA family: MNVQIRAKDITLHAKNKAHIESAIQGFSKYTLDITTVNVNVKAEKKGVSIEFDIHIAHASPVVINQADDNLDTAIDLAIDRASKALRRLHTKVIDHSKGSIKDIKTLDA, translated from the coding sequence ATGAATGTACAAATTCGCGCAAAAGATATTACACTTCACGCTAAGAACAAAGCTCACATCGAGTCTGCTATACAAGGCTTTTCAAAATACACGCTAGATATAACTACTGTTAATGTCAATGTAAAAGCTGAGAAAAAAGGTGTTTCTATAGAGTTTGATATTCATATCGCTCATGCTTCTCCCGTTGTAATAAACCAAGCTGATGACAATTTAGATACTGCTATTGACTTAGCGATAGACAGAGCTTCAAAAGCACTTCGTCGTTTACATACAAAAGTGATTGACCACTCCAAAGGTTCTATCAAAGATATAAAAACACTTGACGCATAG
- a CDS encoding C40 family peptidase has translation MFHLLLLASILILFSGCSSRTLRQHSYQETSSKSQKNYAPPKYKPKKQNWITTALYHEYKKWYRTPYKYGGMNKYGLDCSSLIQIVYRDAFNIRLPRTTKNQVKKGYLISKNSTKEGDLVFFKIGYNSRHAGIVIEKGKFMHASQKNGVSISSLSNPYWKSRYWQSRRILP, from the coding sequence ATGTTTCATCTTTTACTTTTAGCATCTATACTCATTCTTTTTAGTGGCTGTTCCTCAAGAACACTAAGACAACACTCATATCAAGAAACTTCTTCAAAATCTCAAAAAAATTATGCTCCACCAAAATACAAACCTAAAAAACAAAATTGGATAACAACTGCTCTTTACCATGAATATAAAAAATGGTATCGAACCCCTTATAAATATGGTGGTATGAATAAATATGGACTTGATTGTTCTTCTCTTATTCAAATCGTTTACAGAGATGCTTTTAATATAAGACTACCTAGAACTACAAAAAACCAAGTGAAAAAAGGTTATTTAATTAGTAAAAATTCTACAAAAGAGGGAGATTTAGTATTTTTTAAAATAGGTTATAACTCAAGACACGCTGGTATAGTTATAGAAAAAGGCAAGTTTATGCACGCTTCACAAAAAAATGGGGTTAGCATCTCTAGTTTAAGTAACCCTTACTGGAAAAGTAGATACTGGCAAAGTCGAAGAATTTTACCTTAA
- the argF gene encoding ornithine carbamoyltransferase has protein sequence MRHFLTLQDFTKEEILEIIDISLEIKQNLKEKVYKKELENQTLAMIFEKSSTRTRVSFETGMSQLGGHALFLSNRDIHLGRGEPIKDTARVISSMCDMVMIRTFEQSMIEEFAKFSKVPVINGLTDYFHPVQLLADYMTLVEYEASENIICAYIGDGNNMTHSWMILAAKLGFELRIATPKGYEVDEDVLQVALLLAKESGAVIKTMHNPCEAVKGASVVTTDTWTSMGKEEEKEQRIKIFKGFMVNDKMMLLAKKDAKFLHCLPAYRGLEVSEKIFEKHSKIIFDEAENRLHAQKGLMVWLDRQR, from the coding sequence TTGCGACATTTTTTAACATTACAAGATTTTACAAAAGAAGAGATATTAGAGATTATCGATATAAGCCTTGAAATAAAACAAAATCTTAAAGAAAAAGTTTATAAAAAAGAGTTAGAGAATCAGACCCTTGCAATGATTTTTGAAAAAAGTTCAACTAGGACTAGAGTTAGTTTTGAAACAGGTATGTCACAGTTAGGCGGTCATGCGCTATTTTTATCAAACCGTGATATTCATTTAGGTCGTGGAGAACCCATTAAAGACACAGCAAGAGTAATAAGCTCTATGTGTGATATGGTAATGATTAGAACTTTTGAGCAATCGATGATAGAAGAGTTTGCAAAATTCTCAAAAGTACCTGTTATAAATGGCTTGACAGACTATTTTCATCCTGTACAACTTTTAGCAGATTATATGACTTTAGTGGAATATGAAGCAAGTGAAAATATTATTTGTGCTTATATTGGCGATGGAAACAATATGACTCACTCTTGGATGATTCTTGCGGCAAAACTTGGCTTTGAGCTTAGAATAGCAACTCCAAAAGGTTATGAAGTTGATGAGGATGTTTTGCAAGTTGCACTTCTTTTAGCAAAAGAAAGTGGAGCTGTTATAAAAACTATGCATAATCCTTGTGAAGCAGTAAAAGGTGCAAGTGTGGTTACAACAGATACTTGGACTTCGATGGGTAAAGAAGAGGAAAAAGAACAACGCATAAAAATATTTAAAGGTTTTATGGTAAATGATAAAATGATGCTTTTAGCTAAAAAAGATGCTAAGTTTTTACACTGTTTACCAGCTTATAGAGGCTTGGAAGTAAGTGAGAAAATCTTTGAAAAACACTCGAAAATTATCTTTGATGAAGCAGAAAATAGACTTCATGCTCAAAAAGGATTAATGGTTTGGTTAGATAGACAAAGATAA
- the rsmG gene encoding 16S rRNA (guanine(527)-N(7))-methyltransferase RsmG, with the protein MNLKTTLQKDNIQLPDDFFYNIQKYKEHLFKWNKIHNLTGAKDEETIDAFIYDAIFPLSFLKETKTLLDIGTGAGFPGMILAFGMPNTEVTLVEPLKKRASFLQFIKADLGLKNVRVVKKRVQDMPSKIFSLVTSRAVTDTKMLLNLSKNFRDENSKLLFYKGEKVYDEIDESIKHKIIKTKNRHYLLIGEDI; encoded by the coding sequence TTGAATCTAAAAACAACTCTACAAAAAGACAATATACAACTACCTGATGACTTTTTTTATAATATTCAAAAATACAAAGAACATCTTTTTAAATGGAATAAAATTCATAATTTGACTGGTGCAAAAGATGAAGAAACCATAGATGCTTTTATCTACGATGCCATTTTTCCTCTTAGTTTTTTAAAAGAAACAAAAACTCTTTTAGACATTGGGACAGGGGCTGGATTTCCTGGTATGATACTCGCATTTGGTATGCCAAACACGGAGGTCACCTTAGTAGAGCCTTTAAAAAAAAGAGCTAGTTTTTTACAATTTATAAAAGCTGACTTAGGTCTTAAAAATGTTAGGGTTGTTAAAAAAAGAGTCCAAGACATGCCAAGTAAAATCTTTTCTCTTGTAACTTCAAGAGCAGTAACTGACACAAAAATGTTACTTAATTTGAGTAAAAACTTTAGAGATGAAAACTCAAAGCTTCTTTTTTATAAGGGAGAAAAAGTTTATGATGAGATTGATGAGAGTATCAAACATAAAATCATAAAAACTAAGAATAGACACTATTTACTAATTGGAGAAGATATATAA